In Spirosoma pollinicola, the genomic window CAGGCGGACCCGCTAATGGCGATTGCTCTGGCGGCCGGTGCCATCAACGGTTTAGTTAAAGCACAGCAAGAAGAACGGAACATATAGACCATTTTATCGAAGGCATTGCAGGTGAACGTATCTCAACGCTACTTAAAAAAATAGCTCAGATTTAATGACCAAACCCGCTGATACTGAGGCGTCAGTTTAATGAAGGTGGACGTTCCTGTTATAGGATCAATAGCGGTAAAGTCTTCATATAGTGATCTCAAACTGTGATAATACCGAACATCCATCACTAGATGAGTACCCAATCGGTATCCCACCCCACCGGTTAAACCTGCATCGAGCCGGTTGATGTTCTGAGCCGCCAGGGCTTGGTCTTTTTTAGAGGAAAAATAACTGCGCCCAGCCAAAAAGTAGCCTATCTGGCCACCTAACTCGATAAATATTCGATCAAATTTTGGTTGGAAGCGAACAAAAATTGGCAGTGTCACATAGTCATATTCACTAATGATGGCATCATTTCCCATGATTCCTGAAACCTTCGCTTTAGCGCCATGACGAGCATATTTCAGTTCCGCAGCCAGGGCAAAGTTTGACGAGAAAGGCTGTTCCACCGTAACACCCGCGGCATACTGCCATCTCAGACCAGACGTTTTGTTGATTGAAGGCGTATTTAGCTGTCCCGCATTTAACCCGCCAGTAATGCCGTATCGAAACGAATTTACACTTTGCCCATAACTTCTTCCTGGAAAAACCAGGAGCCAACATAAGATTAGTACCCGCTTACTTGTTTTCATAGTGCTTAGTCAAATATGGATTGATTCATAATAAAATGCATGTCCCGCAGACTCTTTAACAACAAGTGAAGAATAGTACGAAGGGGCGCCTGAGCGGTCCGCTCCTGCGGCACGAAACGATAAATACGCTCAATTTATCGCTCCCTACAAACGCATAATTGAAAATAATTAGCGAAGTACGGCAACTTTACCTTGGTAGTCCTGGCTTTGTCCGTTAGGTAACTGAACCCGGAGCTGGTAGCTGTAGAAACCCCCTATGACGACTTCCTGATTATCCCCATCCCACAAAATAGCACCGTTTGACAGTGTTTCATTCGTCCGATGAAAAACAACATTTCCCCATCGATTATAGATGATTAAGTCAGTTAGCTGTAAACGGGTAAACGGAAAGAAGAGCGCCCAGCCGTCATTTATCCCATCCCCATTGGGGGAAAAGGAATCTGGCATATAGACCATACTCGCGCAAGGTTCACCTAATTGAATGATTTGGTGGACCAGGCAGTTTCGCCCGTCTTTCACCGTAACTTCGTAGCGACCCGCTGGCAACTGGCTAAAGGATGAATCTGGCTGAAAGTCCTGGCCGTTTACACTATACATACGTTTTCCCTGTGCGGTGGCCGAAACCGTCAAACGGCCATCGAGGCTTCCACACGCAGGGGGTTCAAGCTTAATTGGCCCAATAGCAGGGCCTTCGCTTGGATCAATGATGACCGACTTTGCGGCGCGACAACCCGTTTCATCCCGCACAGTAACAAGGTAGGTTTTAGCGGCTAGATTTAGGAATACACCGGAGGTGTTCACCTGCACGCTGTCCAGCGAGAACGTCAGCTGGCCATTCCCAAGGGTACGACTCAGGTCAATTTGCCCGTTGGACAGGCCACAATGGGTTGCCTTAACGTCGATGTCTTGGAGCTGAAGCGAAATGCTTTTTTTAAGTCTGACCGGTTGCGACGCCAAACATCCGTCCTGATCCCGCACCCATACCCGATAGTCTCCAGCCGCTAAGCTGAGAAACGAATTGGCCGGATTAAAATCCACCCCCGTCAAGGAATACTCAAAGTTACCCGCTCCGCCAAAGGCCGTAATCGCTACGCGACCATTCGACTGGCCACAGGACGGGTCATCGGTATTGACTGAGCTGATTGTAGGGTTTGGCGGAGCGGCTACTGTAACGTTACTGGTACCCCAACAACCGGCGGCACTGGAATCCATAAGCAGGTATGTCCCTGGCGCTAAGTTGGTGAACACAGGTGATCGTTGAGCAGGCCCTTTATTTAAACTATAATAAATGGGGTTACGCGCCGTTTCGCCCGTAGCCGTTACCGAAATAACCCCATCATTTTTACCACAGCTAGCGGGTGTAGTTACCACATTGCGTAAATAGAGCTCAACGATTTCTATCGTGATGGCAACCGGCACGGTTTCCACCCCACCCAGGGTTTGCGTCAGATAATACGTGGTAGTTTGGTCCAGTGAGGGAGTTTGGTAGGTATTTCCCTGGAAAAGCAGTTGTTTTTTGTTCGCGTCGGCGTACCAGCGCACCTGGGTTCCCGTAACGGTTAATATGGGATCGCCGCCCCGACAATTCGAATCGTGGGATAGTAACACAATACTGTCCGAGGCCGTAGCGATTGGCTTGCCACGACGGGCAGGATCTGCCGTGGCTAATGTCACTCGAAATAAAGCGATATGACAAAAAACAACAACTGCGAATACCCATTTTATCCCTCTGGACCCTTGCATTAGGTAGCTATGTTTCACCCTGACAGGACGCTAGACCACACTTATTTACTCATTGGCAACTAACTCTTTATGGCTCTAATACAGAAATACAGCGTAAGCGGAAACATACTGATCGGTAATGAACTAAGGAAAGAATCAGCGGTACCGTCTATCCCTTCAATGGTCAGAGGATGGCTACCTAAACAGACTCTTTAATTTACTTCCAGACTTTTGCAACAGCCACTACCATTATATAATGATACTATTTTATGAGAGCATCTATTTACAAACCTTCGCTATTCGTAAAGCGGTGTGATTCGTATGGAGTCCAATTGAAGCTTGCCACCACGTAATTCTGATAGTTTGACTCGTGAACGGGCTTTTCTAATTTTTACCTATCGGAACATTATCCAGAATCTGAATAACAGCCCCTTCACAGTATATACCCAGATACTTCCCTTTGACGCAGGCTAAATTTACTTCATTATTCTTTCCACACTGAAAGGCCGTTGAAGCCCCAATCAGCAAAACAACAATTGATGCTTTCATAAGAGTAACTATTATTGATGTGTGAATTAGTCCGTAAAGGTCTTTTCTTGTGGAAGTCGTTCCATTCGCTCAGAAGTAATAATGGCATGTTACAAACTTTACAGACTTACTCACGGATCAATAAGTTGATGACATTTTAGCGGCAAAACCAGTTCGTTATAAAGGCATACGGTTCAAGTTAAGTTTTTTAGTATTATGACTTATTGTATCTATATAGGGTACTAACCCGGATAACTGTAGACTTTAAACAAACTCATCGCTGGAAATAGAAGTCTATCCGGCTGATAACCCCTTTCATCGGATATTCATTGAAGCAAGTTGAGCCAATACCAATCTTTGGAATTCGGATCAATAAACAAAAGTTGCTGATGAAGTTTAAAGTAGACGATCTGGTGCGATTAAAGAGCGGTGGGCCGCAAATGATTATTACTGGGTTTGGTTATTCAATTGTTGACAAAGCCTCCTCTACTGCTGATGAATCGAGCCCAATCTATTGTGAATGGTATGAAGGCATAGTGCCTAGACAAAGGATCTATATTGAGGATGATCTTGAACTAGTAAATAATAGTTCATAAAGTACTAGCGTATTTGCACCATACCTATTTGTATGCTATCTGCAAACGAGAGGAGTATCAAGTATTAATATCCTAAGATATTCTTAGTTATATAACAAGGCTGAATAAAGTCATACATTTTCTGTTTTTTAATTACACTCAGTCGATTTTATTTTTTATAGTTGAAAGGAAACGCCTTTCAATACGATAAGATCTTGTTTGATGAACCTAATAGAGCGGTAAAAATGTGGTTTTCAGTTCCAAGTTAATGTCCGCCCCTATTTTGGTCAGCCAGTGAAGCACTTTCACCAGCCTCTCGCTCCTTTTCGTCAGATTAGTAGACTTCTTCAAAGCAAGACCTATTAATTTCCTGTGGAGAATTAAATCCAGTCCTTAATCAACTAATTACCGAATCATGAATACCGCCTTATGGGTTATGCAGGGCTCGCTAGCCGCTATCTTTCTGAGTACGGGTTTAATTAAACTCCTTCAACCCGCCGACAAAGTACGCCAATTAGTACCGGCTGCATTTCCAATGCCATTTGTTCGTCTATTAGCGGGGCTGGAAATAGTCGGATCGATTGGCATTATATTCCCCTGGTTGACGGGTATTTTACCGATCTTGACTCCCTTAACCGCCCTTTGTATGAGTATAGTCTTAGTGGGGGCTATGATCGTTCACAGTCGCCAGCAAGAATGGTCTAAGTTACCTTTTGTTGGTGTGCTTTTAGTAGTATCCTTGGTGGTTGTTTATAGTCGTTATGCTACCCTTTTTTAGCGGTAATGTCATATCGAGCTAATTGTTTTTACGGATTGTTAAAGGTTAAATACAATTTCATTTGGCTTGACAGGATTCCTCTTGTTGTACTATTTAGAGGTTAGTTTTATAACTACCGTGGCTGTTGCAAAATTCGATGCCCAATTAGAAGAGCTTCAACAAAGGGAATATAATAGCCATTTGACAGCCAAAATCTGTCTAATTAATTTGGCCTCTCGGACCCCTTTACGACTTTTGCAACAGACAGGTAGATTATACAACATAAAAATAGGTTCTCTTGACAAGAACCAATGAGTTGTATTTGGTTATTGAACTAGTAAGCACCTCAACTAAAAACAACTATGAAAACTTGGCTCATTCTCTTACCGATTATACTAGTAAGTTGGGCTTGCTCAAAGCCCGAACTGGACCCTGCCCAATCGATCGAAGGCCACTATCAAGCCAAGCTCTATCAAAACGATTCGCAACAGCCTTGGGCCTATCCAATCAGCGGACAAAATGTGCTGTTAGAAATTAAATCGGTAGCCCCTGATACGGCCCAAGTCACGATTTTGCCATCCACTACGACCAGTTCATTTCCTAAAAATGTCTACTCACCTCTTCACGCGCTCACTTACTCAAAAGCGTTTATCAAAGCTGTACCGAGAACCGGTTATACAGCCTACTATCTGTACCTAGTCCCCCCAAGTAATCCTAACTCCCTATCCAATGCTATTGTGCTGACCAGCAACAGTGATTTAGCCTTTTATAACTTTCCTGCCACACCTGAGCAGGACCACACCATTGAGTTCGAGAAGCTACACTAAATAGCCTACTTCGGCTTATATTAGATTAATTAGTCAACATAACGCCACTCATATAACACCTCGTATGCGACTAACTAAAGTTTAGTTATTAAAAAATAATCGTCTCAAAATACGCTCCCAAATGAGACGAAGCAACCTTCATATATATGCTCCTTAAATAAGGCGTTTAGTTGGACGGCTTGTTGTTGACATCTGTTAACAACAAGCCGTACCATACGCTTAACTATAACTATACAATATATAACTAGTAAATTAGTTATATTGCTACGAAATTTATTGTAGCATGAAAACACCATTGACGCTCAAAACATTACTCCTTGCTTTGCTTGGACAATTAGCTGCCTCTCATCCCTCATGCAGTCAGCCAACTTATCTGATTAAAGCACGCCTTACTGGCTTGAACAGTAGCACAGTGGTGATTCAGTATTCAAGGCAAGGAATGCTAATCAAGGACACGGTTAGAGTCCATCAAAGTCAACTCACCCACTCAATGGCGATGACGGATGGGGCTATAGCTACACTTGTACTTAGTCCATCAACCCAACTTCCCTTCTGGCTCGACTCGCCAATTATTTCCATCACCGGTACTTCGGGTTCAGTCCCTTACTTGACCTGTACCGGTACACCGGAGAACGATTTATTAGAACTCTATAGAAAGACCATTGAACGACCTTATAACCTTAGAAAGCAAGGAAAATCAAGTGCGGAGGTTGATGCCATCGTTCTTCAAAAAGACAAGGCTACTCGTCAATTTATTGCCCAACATCCCACTACGCTAACGGCTGCTTATCTGCTCTACTGGCAAGCCATCCATGATACGACTATTTTCGATCAACTAGAATTTCTTTTAGACAAGTTGAGCCCACCGGTTAAAGCCAGCTATTGGGCCCAAAGAACACTTATTAGAATTAATAATGTTCAAAATCGACCTCGGGTTGGTAAATCGTTACCCGCCTTCAGTTTACCCGATGCTACAGGCAAAACGATATCGCTCACTTCATTCCCAGGCAAATACGTATTGCTGGACTTTTGGGGTACCTGGTGTGTTCCCTGCATACAAGGTATACCTGAATTAAAGTCGGTTCATGAAAAGTATAAAAGCCGTTTAGCGATTATCAGTATTGCCTTAGAGCGACCGGCTGATCGCCAGAAGTGGCTGAAAGCGATTGACAAATATGGCTTGAGTTGGACACAGACGGCGGAGTTTCGCAGTGCCCAGGAAGGGATTAACGAGCTGTACAATATCAAAGAATATCCTACCTATCTTTTAGCGGATCCTAACGGGGTTCTAGTGGCAAAACTCGCGTATGGAGAAGTAGAAAGCCAACTTGATCAATTCCTGAGCAAGTAAGTATCGTTAGGTAGTCCTGATTAGACGAATTGCCCCGTCTATCTCTCTTTTCCGGTTAAATTATCTCTAGCAGAACATATACAGATTAATCCTTAATCATCCATTTAACCGCCTAAGTCTATGCGCTCTATTTTTGCCTCATTTGTCATGCTTATGAGCCTGTGTTCTTCAACGCAAGCTCAGCAACTTGATCCTGGTTCATCCCCCCAACGGGTCATTTATGCAACCACCGAACAACAGCCTGAATTTCCGGGCGGCTTGGCTAAACTAAAAGAGTATATTCAAAAAAATTTGCGGTATCCTTCATCGGCCCAAAAGGCGATGAAGGAAGGGACTGTATTTCTTAACTTTATTGTGAGCGAGAAAGGTACCCCAGAAGATGTTCGGGTGAGAATGCCGGTTGATCCAGCTTTAGATGCTGAAGCAATACGGCTAGTACAAAGTATGCCCAACTGGACTCCTGCTAAAATCGCAGGCAAGTCAGTTGCTTGTCGCTATAACTTGCCGATTAAGTTTGCTCTTTGAGTAACCGTCAGCGTTGGTCTTGAGTGCGGCCTGGATGGCCCCGTTTTGCGCTCAAGACCAACGCTAACGGTTACTCAAAGAGCAAACTTATAGTAGCTGCTATGAAGAAGAAGATAATAGGTTTAGTGGTACTTCTCATTATTGGTAAGTCAACTGGTAGCTGGGCACAATCAGAGCGGCCAACTCAAAGTGACGTTTGGCACTTGTGCCCTCCCCCTACTTACTCACCTTTTTCCGATACACTGGCTCGGCGGGCTACACTGGACTCCATGACGATTCGAATGGCAGGACGTTGGAAATTGATCGAGATAGGTGATGGATGGACTTCCCCAAAACAGCCGGCTAAACTTGTCGAAGTACTATTTGATCGACAGGGAAAAGGCATAATCTTTGAAGAAAATAAACGGGTATCTCACTGCCAACTAACCTTGCATAGAAGCTATAACCAGATCTTTTTCAAGATTGATCAACTAGGCCAATCCATCTTTCATTTTCCTACTCTGTCAAACCAAGGTGGGCGAATCCATGCTTGTGAACAGAATTTAGTGATCGGTGACGGTAAGATGGATGGAACAGCATTTGCTTTTAGGCGCGTACGATAGGAGCGTTGCTAACGTAGTTGTACATATATAACAGCAATTCCAACCCTTAGCAGTTGAGAAGTGTCTTGCTCACAAGACAACATCATTTATGAAGCGCGTCTACTTCTTATTTCTATTTTGGGCACTTGTTTCACTATCTGGCTGCGAAAAAGACATTCCTGCTGATTGTGCTGAGGGAGGGGCTTTTGTTAAGCGAGTTGACAATGCCATTGGAACTGTTTACTATGACTCTATACAGACCAAGTATGTAATTAGAGTCCCAAACAGCATGGATTCCCACGATGTAGGTTATCTCTGTGCGCTGGATACTAAATATCAGCAAAACGGACTACAAGTTAAGTTTAGTGGTCGGTACTACGAATACTATAAAACGTTGCCCATGTATCTGGTTGGCGATCGGAATTATTCTTTATCAATAGAGACTATTTCACTTCACTGATTTTTGATTATTCGGTGAAGTATGTCAATCTGTGCTGAACCCCTAAAAGCGAGCCAGTAACTAGGCGTACCGTCACTTAACACCCACCTAATAATCTTACCGTAGTGTCCAGTAAATGTAGTAAGTACAGCTCTAATTTACTTTTTCTCATTAAATAATTTAATTTGAGACGATGGAGTTTTCATGTATATGCTTCACTAATTGGGCGTTTTCGAGACGATTAATTTTTTAATAACCGTCAACTCTAGTTAATCGCATATGCTTATATAACGAACTGGTTCTGATGCTAAAATGTCATCAAATTAATAGTTACTCTTATGAAAGCATCAATTGTTATTTTGCTGATTGGGGCTTCAACGGCCTTTCAGTGTGGAAAGAATAATGAAGTAAATTTAGCCTGCGTCAAAGGGAAGTATCTGGGTATATACTGTGAAGGGGCTGTTATTCAGATTCTGGATAATATTCCAATAAGTAAAAATTGGAAAAGCCCGTTCACGAGTCAAAACTATCAGAATTGCGTGGTGGCAAGCCTAGATACGACCATTTTTAAGGGCACTGGCAGCTATCCGTCTGTACTAGCTAGGTCTACCGATTCTACGTTTTATTTTACCTACAAAGACGGCGGTTATCCAAGAAAAGAGTACAATCTCTGTGAACCGTCCGCTTTTATTACAATTACAGGCGTTTCTGAAACAACTTGCCCTTAAAACAAGGCTAACCCATTTAGTTTCCCCAATTATCCATTAGTACTCAGTTAGTTGAATAAATTCAAATTTAACTTAGTTACCAATTGGTTAGTAATCATAGTTAGTGATCAAACTTATCGGATAGCCGTATTATAGTATATCGGTATAATTTAAGTGGAGACCTCTTCTGCTTAATCAGTTTTCTTTCTACTAACAAATTAGCGTCTTCAATTACATTGATTTATTACTATTTAAAGAGTAAGTTGCGTAAATACCAGTGTTATGCCGGTTAATCCAGTACCAGTTTATGCACCAACGTTTACTGATTAGCTTTTTGTTAGTTTTATGGGCTCGCCCTATACTGGCTCAACCTTCATATACCCTCTCCGGTGTTGTTCAGGATTCGGCCAGTGGACAACCCATTGTGCGGGCGGCTGTGGTGCTGGATTACGAAAAGTCGACGCGGGGCACCTACACCGACACCCAGGGTCACTTCACCATAACTACCAACTCTGGCCAGCATGTCGTCGTCGTTCGAAGCCTGGGGTATGTGCCGTTCCGAACCACGCTGTATCTTCGGGAAAACCGGTCCTTAACGATCAATCTGCCATCGGTGTCCAGCCAGTTGGAAGAGGTCGTGGTGACTAGTAAAGGATACGACCGGAACGTGCGCCAGCCGCTCCTAGGAGTAAGCCAGATCAATATTGCGACGCTTAAAAAGATGCCAGCCGCCCTGGGCGAGGTGGATATTCTGCGTAGTCTGCAAATGCTACCGGGCGTTACCAGCGTGGGCGAAGCGGCCAATGGGCTCAACATTCGAGGTGGCACTACCGATCAAAACCTGATTCTACTCGATGATACCCCGATTTTCAACCCCACCCACATGTTTGGGTTGTTTTCGGTGTTCCCGCCCGATGCGGTGGGTGGGTTGGATCTGTACAAAGGAAACGTACCAGCTCGCTATGGCGGGCGGGCGGCATCGGTGCTGGACATTAGCCTACTTAACCCCGATCTAAATCAGTTTCATCTGACGGGGGGCGTGAGTCTGGTCGCCAATCGGCTCACGGTCGAAACACCCATCATTAAGGGTAAACTAGCACTGCTCGTGTCAGGACGAGGAGCGTTCA contains:
- a CDS encoding porin family protein, whose protein sequence is MKTSKRVLILCWLLVFPGRSYGQSVNSFRYGITGGLNAGQLNTPSINKTSGLRWQYAAGVTVEQPFSSNFALAAELKYARHGAKAKVSGIMGNDAIISEYDYVTLPIFVRFQPKFDRIFIELGGQIGYFLAGRSYFSSKKDQALAAQNINRLDAGLTGGVGYRLGTHLVMDVRYYHSLRSLYEDFTAIDPITGTSTFIKLTPQYQRVWSLNLSYFFK
- a CDS encoding T9SS type B sorting domain-containing protein, with product MTLATADPARRGKPIATASDSIVLLSHDSNCRGGDPILTVTGTQVRWYADANKKQLLFQGNTYQTPSLDQTTTYYLTQTLGGVETVPVAITIEIVELYLRNVVTTPASCGKNDGVISVTATGETARNPIYYSLNKGPAQRSPVFTNLAPGTYLLMDSSAAGCWGTSNVTVAAPPNPTISSVNTDDPSCGQSNGRVAITAFGGAGNFEYSLTGVDFNPANSFLSLAAGDYRVWVRDQDGCLASQPVRLKKSISLQLQDIDVKATHCGLSNGQIDLSRTLGNGQLTFSLDSVQVNTSGVFLNLAAKTYLVTVRDETGCRAAKSVIIDPSEGPAIGPIKLEPPACGSLDGRLTVSATAQGKRMYSVNGQDFQPDSSFSQLPAGRYEVTVKDGRNCLVHQIIQLGEPCASMVYMPDSFSPNGDGINDGWALFFPFTRLQLTDLIIYNRWGNVVFHRTNETLSNGAILWDGDNQEVVIGGFYSYQLRVQLPNGQSQDYQGKVAVLR
- a CDS encoding YodC family protein — encoded protein: MKFKVDDLVRLKSGGPQMIITGFGYSIVDKASSTADESSPIYCEWYEGIVPRQRIYIEDDLELVNNSS
- a CDS encoding DoxX family protein, with protein sequence MNTALWVMQGSLAAIFLSTGLIKLLQPADKVRQLVPAAFPMPFVRLLAGLEIVGSIGIIFPWLTGILPILTPLTALCMSIVLVGAMIVHSRQQEWSKLPFVGVLLVVSLVVVYSRYATLF
- a CDS encoding TlpA disulfide reductase family protein, whose translation is MKTPLTLKTLLLALLGQLAASHPSCSQPTYLIKARLTGLNSSTVVIQYSRQGMLIKDTVRVHQSQLTHSMAMTDGAIATLVLSPSTQLPFWLDSPIISITGTSGSVPYLTCTGTPENDLLELYRKTIERPYNLRKQGKSSAEVDAIVLQKDKATRQFIAQHPTTLTAAYLLYWQAIHDTTIFDQLEFLLDKLSPPVKASYWAQRTLIRINNVQNRPRVGKSLPAFSLPDATGKTISLTSFPGKYVLLDFWGTWCVPCIQGIPELKSVHEKYKSRLAIISIALERPADRQKWLKAIDKYGLSWTQTAEFRSAQEGINELYNIKEYPTYLLADPNGVLVAKLAYGEVESQLDQFLSK
- a CDS encoding energy transducer TonB; the encoded protein is MRSIFASFVMLMSLCSSTQAQQLDPGSSPQRVIYATTEQQPEFPGGLAKLKEYIQKNLRYPSSAQKAMKEGTVFLNFIVSEKGTPEDVRVRMPVDPALDAEAIRLVQSMPNWTPAKIAGKSVACRYNLPIKFAL
- a CDS encoding ATP-grasp domain-containing protein translates to MKKKIIGLVVLLIIGKSTGSWAQSERPTQSDVWHLCPPPTYSPFSDTLARRATLDSMTIRMAGRWKLIEIGDGWTSPKQPAKLVEVLFDRQGKGIIFEENKRVSHCQLTLHRSYNQIFFKIDQLGQSIFHFPTLSNQGGRIHACEQNLVIGDGKMDGTAFAFRRVR